A window from Flavobacterium sp. 83 encodes these proteins:
- a CDS encoding DUF5777 family beta-barrel protein — protein sequence MKINFFLTSILFIFSIHNAVAQDDLLDQLDVKSDKKEVATAAFKALQICNIQSTKLPVKGEFYILISHRFGDLTEGLQNFFGLDNANTKIGGIYGATNWLSIGLSRHTFQKTYELGVKYKLANQIIGGFPVTIVGYNTLDINSELDKINYPQLQCKNRIAYSSQLLISRKITESFSFEFAPIYTHKNLYDNTTEYSDLLLLGYGARYKLSKRLSVNLEYATRMSAFDGFLATKYHNPLTVGLDIETGGHVFQMVFSNSQAMNDTSAFANSTGKWVSKGIYFGFNMYRVF from the coding sequence ATGAAAATTAATTTTTTTTTAACTTCCATCCTTTTTATTTTCTCAATTCATAATGCAGTCGCTCAAGATGACTTGTTGGATCAATTAGACGTTAAATCGGATAAAAAAGAAGTAGCAACTGCCGCCTTCAAGGCATTACAAATTTGTAACATTCAATCGACTAAACTACCCGTAAAAGGAGAATTTTACATTTTGATTTCTCATCGATTTGGAGATTTGACAGAGGGATTACAAAACTTTTTTGGTTTAGATAATGCTAACACAAAAATTGGAGGTATATATGGAGCAACAAATTGGTTGTCTATTGGTCTATCCAGGCATACTTTTCAAAAAACATATGAATTAGGTGTGAAATATAAATTAGCAAATCAAATCATTGGTGGCTTTCCTGTTACAATTGTAGGATATAACACTCTTGATATTAATAGCGAACTTGATAAAATAAATTATCCGCAATTACAATGTAAGAACAGGATTGCTTATTCATCACAATTACTAATTTCAAGAAAAATTACTGAATCATTTTCTTTTGAATTTGCACCTATATATACCCATAAAAACCTGTATGATAATACAACTGAATATTCCGATTTATTATTATTAGGCTATGGGGCAAGATATAAATTATCAAAAAGATTAAGTGTAAATCTTGAATACGCAACTCGAATGAGTGCTTTTGATGGTTTTTTGGCAACAAAATATCACAATCCCCTAACTGTAGGTTTAGATATAGAAACTGGCGGACATGTTTTTCAAATGGTATTTTCAAACAGTCAAGCTATGAACGATACTTCCGCTTTTGCAAACTCAACCGGGAAGTGGGTTAGTAAAGGAATTTACTTTGGTTTTAATATGTATCGAGTATTTTAA
- a CDS encoding cytochrome c translates to MKKAPMFLMAISSMLMFSCEPNTYSEIEQPVATTTTTTTTPTTSTPTTTTPTTTTTSTTTPTTISTSKTYTTDIKPIITTNCASCHSGGQSPALSTYTQVKNATSSGKLLCTIQANGCVTMPPSGKMSQANIDLILLWKTQGYLQ, encoded by the coding sequence ATGAAAAAAGCACCAATGTTTTTAATGGCTATAAGCAGTATGCTAATGTTTTCGTGCGAACCAAACACTTACAGTGAAATTGAGCAACCGGTAGCAACGACAACGACCACAACAACGACCCCAACAACTTCGACGCCAACAACTACGACGCCAACGACAACCACTACTTCTACTACTACCCCAACAACGATTAGTACAAGTAAAACATACACCACAGACATTAAGCCAATTATAACTACTAACTGCGCTTCATGTCATAGCGGAGGTCAATCTCCTGCTTTATCAACCTATACTCAGGTAAAAAATGCCACTAGTTCAGGAAAATTGTTATGTACCATTCAAGCTAATGGTTGTGTGACAATGCCTCCAAGTGGGAAAATGTCTCAAGCAAATATCGATTTAATTTTACTATGGAAAACCCAGGGCTACCTACAATAA
- the argS gene encoding arginine--tRNA ligase codes for MTLPQILTPSIEKAVQALFDITIDKVEFQTTRKEFEGDITMVIFPLLKVIKSNPVELGNKIGNYLVENLAEVVRFNVVSGFLNIVISDEYYLNFFKGIKDDTKFGFVTPNPEDKAVMVEYSSPNTNKPLHLGHVRNNLLGYSVAEIIKASGKKVYKTQIINDRGIHICKSMLAWQKFGNGQTPESSGLKGDKLVGNFYVAFDRAYKEEIAQLMSAGKTEEEAKKQAPIILEAQEMLLKWESGDAEVINLWKTMNQWVYDGFAVTYKNLGVDFDCFYYESNTYLLGKDVVQIGLEKGVFEKDPDGSVWIDLTDEGLDRKIVLRSDGTAVYMTQDIGTAIQRVKDYPDVGGMVYTVGNEQDYHFKVLFLILKKLGFDWSKNLFHLSYGMVDLPSGKMKSREGTVVDADDLMQEMTDTAQKIAEDLGKLDTYSDEEKVKLYNTIGLGALKYYILKVDPKKRILFNPEESVDFAGNTGPFIQYTYARIQSIIRKANFDYNIPGTAKELHEKEKELLKQLELFPEVIQNAAHNHSPALLANFTYDLVREYNSFYQAVPILGEEDLEKKIFRVQLSKKVADTIAASFSLLGINVPERM; via the coding sequence ATGACATTACCGCAAATACTTACGCCTTCTATTGAAAAAGCTGTTCAAGCTCTATTTGACATTACAATTGACAAAGTTGAATTTCAAACCACTCGGAAGGAATTTGAAGGTGATATTACAATGGTTATTTTTCCATTATTGAAAGTTATTAAAAGTAATCCCGTAGAATTGGGGAATAAAATAGGGAACTATTTAGTGGAAAATCTAGCCGAAGTGGTTCGTTTTAATGTTGTTTCAGGATTTTTAAACATTGTTATTTCTGATGAATATTATTTAAACTTTTTCAAAGGAATCAAAGACGATACAAAGTTTGGTTTTGTTACACCTAATCCCGAAGATAAAGCAGTAATGGTGGAATATTCGTCACCAAATACAAATAAACCGCTGCATTTAGGTCACGTTCGTAACAATCTTTTGGGATATTCAGTTGCCGAAATTATCAAAGCATCCGGGAAAAAAGTATATAAAACCCAAATCATAAACGATAGAGGAATTCATATTTGTAAATCAATGTTGGCTTGGCAAAAATTCGGAAACGGCCAAACGCCAGAATCATCAGGTTTAAAAGGAGATAAATTAGTTGGAAATTTTTATGTAGCTTTCGATAGAGCCTATAAAGAAGAAATTGCCCAATTAATGAGCGCTGGGAAAACCGAAGAAGAAGCCAAAAAGCAAGCGCCAATCATTCTTGAAGCTCAAGAAATGCTTTTGAAATGGGAATCTGGTGATGCGGAGGTAATAAATCTTTGGAAAACTATGAACCAATGGGTTTATGATGGTTTTGCCGTTACGTATAAAAATTTAGGTGTTGATTTTGATTGTTTTTATTACGAAAGCAATACTTATTTATTAGGAAAAGATGTTGTGCAAATAGGTTTAGAGAAAGGTGTTTTTGAAAAAGATCCTGACGGTTCAGTTTGGATTGATTTGACGGATGAAGGTTTAGACAGAAAAATTGTGCTTCGTTCAGACGGAACAGCAGTTTATATGACGCAGGATATTGGAACCGCAATTCAGCGTGTAAAAGATTACCCAGATGTTGGCGGAATGGTTTATACGGTTGGAAATGAACAAGATTATCATTTCAAAGTATTGTTTCTTATCCTGAAAAAACTAGGTTTTGATTGGTCTAAAAATCTTTTTCATTTATCATATGGAATGGTAGATTTACCTTCCGGAAAAATGAAAAGCCGCGAGGGAACTGTTGTAGATGCAGATGATTTGATGCAGGAAATGACAGATACAGCTCAAAAAATTGCTGAGGATTTAGGGAAATTAGATACCTATTCTGATGAAGAAAAAGTAAAATTATACAACACTATAGGTTTAGGTGCCTTAAAATATTACATTTTAAAAGTAGATCCCAAAAAACGAATCTTATTTAATCCAGAAGAATCAGTAGATTTTGCAGGAAATACGGGCCCATTTATTCAATATACATATGCTCGTATTCAATCTATTATTCGTAAGGCTAATTTTGATTATAACATTCCTGGGACAGCTAAGGAACTTCACGAAAAAGAGAAAGAATTATTGAAACAATTGGAATTATTTCCTGAGGTTATTCAAAATGCGGCACATAATCATAGCCCTGCTTTATTGGCAAATTTTACTTATGATTTGGTACGTGAATACAATTCATTCTATCAAGCAGTTCCTATTCTTGGTGAAGAAGATCTAGAGAAGAAAATTTTTAGAGTACAGTTGTCTAAAAAAGTGGCTGATACTATCGCTGCTTCTTTCAGTTTGTTGGGAATTAATGTTCCTGAACGAATGTAA